The Leucobacter sp. UCMA 4100 genome window below encodes:
- a CDS encoding MFS transporter: MATTAKKKLPFEVWALIAGAFTIALGYGVVAPVLPQFAQEFGVSSFAATAVISSFALSRLIFAPVAGGIVTKLGERTTYVTGLLIVATMTGAAVFVGEYWQLLLSRGLAGIGSSMFSIASTALMIKVMPAAQRGQVAGMNSAAFLLGNLLGPVLGALVAGWGLRAPFIVYFFTLLAAALVVGIALRRSTNIGVAAGEHLLPPQTFREAFRVRQYRGALLSTFSFGWAIFGVRISAVPLFVAGALGGGGRESGWVLAAYAAGNAVFVIPSGRWNDKIGRKPLLVTGFALSTIAFIVFPLTTSIPLAMATLALAGVAAACANPAQQAVIADVVGKRGGGQVVAAGQMSADLGGILGPLIAGILIDTVSYQAAFWLTAVLLGITTVVWIFTPDSRVLNDADITAEATIVSPTEPETGPITLPLEDELPGEKPVTDDDPEPR; the protein is encoded by the coding sequence ATGGCGACAACGGCTAAGAAGAAGCTCCCGTTTGAAGTATGGGCGCTCATCGCCGGAGCCTTCACCATCGCTCTCGGGTACGGTGTCGTCGCACCGGTTTTGCCGCAGTTCGCCCAGGAGTTTGGCGTTTCGAGCTTTGCCGCAACCGCCGTGATCTCTTCGTTCGCGCTCTCGAGGCTCATTTTCGCGCCTGTCGCGGGCGGCATCGTCACGAAGCTGGGGGAGCGCACGACGTATGTGACCGGTCTGCTCATCGTGGCCACGATGACTGGCGCAGCCGTGTTTGTTGGGGAATACTGGCAGCTCTTGCTCTCCCGTGGGCTCGCTGGCATCGGTTCATCGATGTTTTCGATTGCCTCGACCGCCCTCATGATCAAGGTTATGCCAGCTGCGCAACGTGGCCAGGTGGCCGGCATGAACTCAGCGGCGTTTTTGCTTGGTAACCTGCTCGGCCCCGTGCTCGGCGCACTCGTCGCAGGGTGGGGGCTACGGGCACCCTTCATTGTCTACTTCTTTACGCTGCTTGCCGCTGCGCTCGTCGTTGGAATCGCGCTGCGCCGCTCAACGAATATTGGCGTAGCAGCTGGTGAACATCTCTTGCCGCCCCAAACCTTCCGGGAGGCATTCCGTGTGCGTCAGTACCGCGGTGCGCTGCTCTCGACGTTCTCGTTTGGCTGGGCGATTTTCGGGGTGCGCATTAGCGCGGTTCCGCTCTTCGTTGCGGGTGCTCTGGGCGGCGGCGGGCGAGAGTCGGGCTGGGTGCTCGCCGCCTATGCTGCAGGCAACGCAGTGTTCGTTATTCCCTCTGGCCGGTGGAACGATAAAATCGGCAGAAAACCGCTGCTCGTTACCGGTTTTGCGCTCAGCACGATTGCCTTCATCGTGTTCCCCCTCACCACATCGATTCCGCTCGCGATGGCGACGCTCGCACTCGCAGGTGTTGCTGCGGCCTGTGCGAACCCGGCACAGCAGGCGGTCATCGCCGACGTTGTCGGGAAACGTGGCGGTGGTCAGGTTGTCGCGGCAGGTCAGATGTCGGCCGACCTGGGCGGCATTCTCGGCCCCCTCATTGCGGGCATCCTCATTGACACCGTGAGCTACCAGGCCGCGTTCTGGCTCACCGCAGTGTTGCTCGGCATCACAACGGTCGTGTGGATCTTTACCCCCGATTCGCGGGTATTGAACGACGCCGATATTACCGCCGAGGCGACGATCGTTTCACCAACCGAGCCTGAGACGGGGCCAATCACGCTCCCACTCGAAGATGAATTGCCTGGTGAGAAGCCCGTAACAGACGACGATCCCGAGCCGCGTTAA
- the trmB gene encoding tRNA (guanosine(46)-N7)-methyltransferase TrmB, translated as MNTSPTTPQHQNQPRSFVRRNGRMTAGQELAWAEYAGDYLLEMQRDGGATTVAKGVPRNPEELFGRTAPLVVEIGTGDGEALIHAATEHPEHDFIGIEVYQAGLARAMLNAHKRELTNVRLIEANAPEVLEHYLPETSVDEIRVFFPDPWHKARHNKRRLIAPPFVDLASRVLKPTGIVRMATDWQEYADQMREVFDAATGYERAFDGEWAERFAGRPVTNFERKGTEKGRDIRDLTYRFTGGAH; from the coding sequence ATGAATACTTCGCCCACTACGCCCCAGCATCAGAACCAGCCCCGATCATTCGTGCGCCGCAATGGCCGCATGACCGCCGGGCAAGAGCTCGCCTGGGCAGAATATGCCGGCGATTACCTGCTTGAAATGCAGCGCGACGGCGGCGCGACTACGGTCGCCAAGGGTGTGCCTCGCAACCCCGAAGAACTCTTCGGTCGCACCGCACCGCTCGTGGTCGAGATCGGTACCGGCGATGGCGAGGCGCTCATTCACGCCGCGACCGAACACCCTGAACACGACTTCATTGGCATTGAGGTTTACCAGGCTGGCCTCGCGCGCGCCATGCTCAACGCCCATAAACGTGAGCTCACGAACGTGCGCCTTATCGAGGCCAATGCTCCCGAGGTGCTTGAGCATTACCTGCCCGAAACTTCAGTCGACGAGATTCGCGTCTTCTTTCCCGATCCCTGGCACAAGGCGAGGCACAACAAGCGCCGCCTCATCGCACCGCCTTTCGTTGACCTGGCCTCACGGGTGCTGAAGCCTACCGGGATCGTACGCATGGCCACTGACTGGCAGGAATACGCCGACCAGATGCGCGAGGTCTTTGACGCGGCGACCGGTTATGAGCGCGCTTTCGATGGCGAGTGGGCCGAACGCTTCGCAGGCCGACCCGTCACGAACTTTGAGCGCAAGGGCACCGAAAAGGGCCGCGACATTCGCGACCTCACCTACCGCTTCACGGGCGGCGCTCACTAG
- a CDS encoding DUF5979 domain-containing protein codes for MVSGAVAAYAESASPPTRGDTPPSPEADPFIAPACEGSEDDPASLVVTGAQLENYNAGGIAVLYGSQGLRDGDAATAPGCGVRYVEAAGGPVSEWMYCTDMQKDACLNVKPDGSLESEKIPGPIDPMEWLDGNDKLTTDQSKVIAYILQNDMPVTPPPHADVTTTSNRDKHERYARQLMVWCISDYDSFSAEAENSPWCDENIGPERQAEILKAIPETPQIDLSISGGQSHIPVGATARLVVSTNVFQQPIDFQIEGAEVKICSGEATLTDRQLLVKGTNPDASQQVHLCIKRTTPGNVTLSLSATPQASKYLSWAQANHSSDDASCQVFAAFERSRATKVRTLTQLNFVDNVGTFNVRKELSGIEPGDFPEGTTFPVHATWSGGEETIDVPADGTPVSSGVMLPAGTVVTLEEGTPPEAPEGYTFSASHLSDESITILAGGNPDIELIVTNTYDRVLGGFDLHKILKGATAKDFPKGTEFTITALLMIDGKEVTREFSLPADGSLVKGPRDLPVGSSVTLTELKVPSLAGHVFTGVEFSDTAFTINSEKPLQVTATNTYRNAPLAATGSEVPAAAWVVPGLLLLMGAAMVWRAQRKHS; via the coding sequence ATGGTTTCAGGGGCGGTCGCAGCTTACGCAGAATCTGCGTCACCCCCAACCCGCGGAGACACCCCGCCATCACCGGAAGCAGACCCTTTCATCGCGCCGGCGTGCGAAGGCTCCGAAGACGACCCGGCGTCTCTCGTTGTCACCGGCGCACAGCTCGAGAACTATAACGCAGGCGGCATCGCCGTGCTCTACGGGTCTCAAGGTCTGCGCGATGGAGACGCCGCGACGGCCCCGGGGTGCGGGGTTCGATACGTCGAGGCCGCGGGCGGCCCCGTCTCAGAGTGGATGTATTGCACCGACATGCAAAAGGACGCGTGCCTGAACGTCAAGCCCGACGGTAGCCTCGAGAGCGAAAAAATCCCTGGCCCGATTGATCCCATGGAATGGCTTGACGGGAACGATAAATTAACCACCGACCAGTCGAAGGTGATCGCCTACATTCTGCAGAATGACATGCCGGTCACCCCGCCACCGCATGCAGATGTAACCACAACGTCGAACCGAGATAAGCATGAGCGTTACGCGCGCCAGCTCATGGTGTGGTGCATTTCTGATTATGACAGTTTCAGCGCGGAAGCCGAAAATAGCCCCTGGTGCGACGAAAACATCGGGCCAGAACGCCAGGCTGAAATTTTGAAAGCGATCCCAGAAACACCCCAGATTGATCTCTCGATCTCAGGTGGCCAGTCACACATACCAGTCGGGGCAACGGCCAGACTGGTCGTTTCTACCAATGTTTTCCAGCAGCCCATTGACTTCCAAATCGAAGGCGCCGAGGTCAAGATTTGCTCAGGAGAGGCGACCCTGACTGATCGCCAACTGCTCGTAAAGGGCACCAACCCCGACGCCTCACAACAAGTGCACCTCTGTATTAAGCGCACGACTCCAGGCAACGTCACCCTCTCGCTCAGCGCAACACCTCAAGCCTCGAAGTACCTCAGCTGGGCGCAGGCAAACCATTCTTCAGACGACGCTTCATGCCAAGTGTTTGCCGCCTTCGAACGCAGCCGTGCAACAAAGGTGCGCACCCTGACGCAGCTTAACTTCGTCGATAATGTGGGCACGTTCAACGTACGCAAGGAGCTCTCGGGCATCGAGCCAGGAGACTTCCCCGAGGGAACCACGTTCCCGGTACACGCAACCTGGAGCGGCGGCGAAGAAACCATCGATGTTCCCGCAGACGGCACACCGGTCTCTTCCGGCGTCATGCTCCCGGCGGGAACGGTCGTGACCCTCGAAGAAGGAACACCGCCAGAAGCGCCAGAGGGATACACCTTCAGCGCAAGTCATCTCTCTGACGAATCCATCACGATTCTGGCAGGCGGCAACCCCGACATCGAACTCATCGTAACAAACACCTACGACCGCGTTCTTGGGGGCTTCGACCTCCACAAAATACTCAAGGGCGCCACAGCGAAAGACTTCCCCAAAGGAACGGAGTTCACGATCACCGCTCTCCTCATGATCGACGGGAAAGAAGTCACCCGTGAGTTCTCACTTCCCGCCGACGGCTCGCTCGTCAAGGGGCCCAGAGATCTCCCCGTTGGCAGCTCAGTCACCCTCACAGAGCTGAAGGTACCGAGCCTCGCAGGCCATGTCTTCACCGGCGTTGAGTTCAGCGATACTGCCTTCACTATCAACTCTGAAAAGCCCTTACAGGTCACCGCAACCAACACCTACCGAAACGCTCCACTCGCCGCAACTGGATCAGAAGTGCCCGCCGCTGCTTGGGTGGTTCCAGGATTGCTCCTACTCATGGGCGCGGCCATGGTCTGGCGGGCTCAGAGGAAGCACAGCTAG
- a CDS encoding TetR/AcrR family transcriptional regulator, which translates to MPKPVNHHARRQLIAQALWRVVDEQGWSKATMREVAREAGVSLGQLQHYFSSRAQMLAFGVECASEETARRVGEALEQLSQPPHPRDVLRAVLYEMLPLHPGARATSRMQAAYVLEAMHDGALAERVSEGMRGGRAMVEECIRDAVRIGHLPESTDVALETDLVLALTGLGPLLELNVIEPGAALAAIDRHLERLFDLRP; encoded by the coding sequence GTGCCAAAACCGGTTAATCATCATGCGCGGCGTCAGTTGATCGCTCAGGCGCTCTGGCGGGTCGTTGACGAGCAGGGGTGGTCGAAAGCAACCATGCGCGAGGTTGCGCGTGAGGCAGGGGTCTCGCTGGGGCAGCTGCAACACTACTTTTCGTCGCGGGCCCAGATGCTCGCGTTTGGAGTCGAGTGCGCCTCAGAAGAGACCGCGAGACGAGTCGGAGAAGCGCTTGAACAACTCAGCCAGCCGCCGCACCCTCGTGATGTATTGCGTGCCGTTTTGTATGAGATGCTCCCGCTTCACCCCGGGGCACGAGCAACCAGCCGAATGCAGGCAGCATACGTGCTTGAAGCCATGCATGATGGTGCTTTAGCTGAACGGGTGAGTGAGGGCATGCGGGGCGGTAGGGCAATGGTCGAGGAGTGTATTCGCGACGCTGTTCGAATCGGTCACCTTCCTGAAAGCACTGACGTTGCTCTCGAGACAGATCTCGTTCTCGCGTTGACGGGTCTTGGGCCTTTGCTCGAACTGAACGTTATTGAACCCGGCGCGGCTCTCGCGGCAATTGATCGGCATCTTGAGCGGTTGTTTGACCTGAGGCCTTGA
- a CDS encoding J-domain-containing protein translates to MTEHELPSIFFNPAAFAFDTETMIALIADMQIRKAIERGEFDNLPGAGKPIDVSDSHDPDWWLKRLARREGLVMLPPSVQLRNEDAALDDKLDRLLNEHEVRREIEAFNEHVIWARYQLPAGPPLTTMLRDVEDTVIAWATRKEHRAEQALKAAKDTGDSDRAHTSGRRWLFRKRKPE, encoded by the coding sequence ATGACCGAGCACGAACTCCCGAGCATCTTCTTCAACCCCGCAGCATTCGCCTTTGACACTGAGACGATGATCGCCCTCATCGCAGACATGCAGATTCGCAAGGCCATCGAACGAGGCGAGTTCGACAACCTCCCCGGGGCCGGCAAACCCATCGATGTTTCAGACAGCCACGACCCAGACTGGTGGCTCAAGCGCCTCGCAAGGCGGGAGGGGCTCGTCATGCTGCCGCCGTCAGTGCAGCTCCGTAACGAAGACGCCGCGCTCGACGATAAACTTGACCGCCTCCTCAACGAACACGAAGTGCGCCGAGAAATCGAAGCCTTTAACGAGCACGTCATCTGGGCTCGCTACCAATTACCAGCGGGGCCTCCCCTGACCACGATGCTTCGAGACGTTGAAGACACCGTCATTGCTTGGGCCACCCGAAAAGAGCATCGCGCCGAGCAGGCCCTGAAGGCCGCCAAAGACACCGGCGACAGTGACCGCGCACACACAAGCGGGCGCCGATGGCTTTTTCGCAAACGCAAGCCCGAGTAG
- a CDS encoding TetR/AcrR family transcriptional regulator — MNTHRTTTTPAREKLMQAAGRLFYANGMNTTGIDAITAEAGVARKSLYNNFSSKEELMLAYIDARHDEWLELYEARLSKARTPAERLLAVFDAYIDHAESGSVHGFRGCGLLNAAAELPVDAAGREAVRRHKEQVESILVEHLNALEHPDASDAAEHCAFLLEGAMTRAGLEGSTDKLIRARRLAEQMLAGQ; from the coding sequence ATGAACACTCATCGAACGACCACGACACCGGCACGCGAGAAACTCATGCAGGCCGCAGGCAGACTGTTCTACGCCAACGGCATGAACACAACCGGGATCGATGCGATTACCGCAGAGGCCGGGGTTGCCCGCAAAAGCCTTTACAACAACTTCTCTTCAAAAGAGGAGCTGATGCTCGCCTATATTGACGCACGCCATGATGAATGGCTTGAGCTGTATGAGGCGCGGCTCTCAAAGGCTCGCACCCCTGCCGAGAGGTTGCTCGCGGTCTTTGATGCGTACATTGATCACGCCGAGTCGGGCAGCGTGCACGGCTTCCGCGGCTGCGGCCTACTGAACGCCGCCGCAGAGCTTCCGGTCGACGCCGCAGGGAGAGAAGCCGTGAGACGCCACAAAGAGCAGGTCGAATCGATCCTCGTCGAGCATTTGAACGCGCTTGAGCACCCAGATGCCAGCGATGCAGCCGAGCATTGCGCCTTTCTTCTTGAGGGTGCAATGACGCGGGCTGGCCTCGAGGGCAGCACCGACAAACTCATTCGAGCACGTCGCCTCGCTGAGCAGATGCTGGCGGGTCAATGA
- a CDS encoding DMT family transporter: MNRGGRLSAIVAITIASFLWGTTGTAATFAPTAGPLAIGAAALGIGGLMQAVIAIPSLHRAWPALKPKAGLVALGGAAVAIYPLAFYSSMHVAGVAIGSVVSLASAPLASGLLERLVEDRQLSRWWSLAAGLGITGSTLLCLAKLSEPAASGVATMGGILLGLIAGASYATYSWATRRLMDEGIGRAASMGSVFGLGGLMLMPVLIATGAPLIETREAFFVAAYMAMVPMFLGYLLFGYGLVRISASTATTVTLTEPAIAAVLAVVIVGERLTASGWVGLAVIALALGILAVAPTNAGPVPATQTEAHRQPKQRFIPDSKRA, from the coding sequence ATGAACCGCGGCGGCCGCCTCAGCGCGATTGTGGCCATTACCATCGCGTCGTTCCTCTGGGGCACAACCGGCACCGCCGCCACGTTTGCCCCCACGGCTGGCCCGCTAGCGATCGGGGCTGCCGCCCTCGGTATCGGCGGGCTCATGCAGGCCGTCATTGCCATTCCCTCACTGCATAGGGCTTGGCCCGCGCTCAAGCCGAAGGCCGGGCTGGTGGCGCTTGGCGGGGCTGCCGTGGCGATATATCCGCTTGCCTTCTACAGTTCAATGCATGTCGCAGGCGTGGCTATCGGCTCGGTCGTCTCGCTCGCCTCGGCGCCCCTGGCCTCTGGCCTGCTTGAGCGTCTCGTCGAAGACCGACAGCTCAGCCGGTGGTGGTCACTTGCCGCGGGCCTCGGCATTACCGGGAGTACGCTGCTGTGCCTCGCCAAACTGAGCGAACCAGCGGCGTCTGGCGTTGCCACGATGGGCGGCATTCTCCTAGGGCTCATCGCGGGCGCCTCGTACGCCACATACTCGTGGGCCACCCGTCGCCTCATGGACGAGGGCATCGGGCGCGCCGCATCGATGGGGTCAGTGTTCGGCCTCGGAGGGCTCATGCTCATGCCGGTGCTCATCGCGACCGGCGCTCCACTCATCGAAACGCGTGAGGCGTTCTTCGTGGCGGCCTACATGGCGATGGTTCCTATGTTTCTTGGCTACCTTCTCTTTGGGTACGGGCTGGTTCGCATCAGCGCAAGCACCGCGACCACGGTCACTCTCACCGAGCCCGCAATCGCGGCGGTTCTCGCGGTCGTCATCGTTGGTGAACGGCTCACGGCCTCTGGCTGGGTCGGCCTCGCCGTTATTGCGCTCGCGCTCGGGATCCTCGCCGTTGCACCCACCAACGCTGGCCCCGTACCGGCAACACAGACGGAAGCACACCGCCAGCCCAAGCAGCGGTTCATTCCTGATTCGAAGCGCGCCTAG
- a CDS encoding DUF6389 family protein has protein sequence MNPNDYRDAVWPHLTKTSRRVAEVLDRLYRAATTEGVGIDGITVTVFVGQDGEGPFDVWATFEGRDAFTLDRTFDDERNLFGVEWGEYDWQPDVPPRPRAWSRDEFEEAVLEVVTEWLQPLTPQGSPDGFWRVEAPLC, from the coding sequence GTGAATCCCAACGACTACCGCGATGCCGTGTGGCCGCACCTGACCAAAACCAGTCGGCGGGTTGCCGAGGTGCTCGATCGCTTATACCGAGCTGCAACTACAGAGGGCGTGGGCATCGACGGCATCACCGTCACCGTCTTTGTCGGTCAAGACGGTGAGGGCCCATTCGACGTGTGGGCCACGTTCGAGGGCCGCGACGCGTTCACGCTTGACCGCACGTTCGACGACGAACGCAACCTCTTCGGCGTTGAGTGGGGCGAGTACGACTGGCAACCCGATGTGCCGCCACGACCGAGAGCCTGGAGCCGCGACGAGTTTGAAGAGGCGGTACTCGAAGTCGTCACCGAATGGCTTCAACCGCTCACGCCGCAGGGCAGCCCCGACGGCTTCTGGCGCGTCGAGGCCCCCCTCTGCTAG
- a CDS encoding Sua5/YciO/YrdC/YwlC family protein: MKRNHTEWNGGLQTEAVQLLDEGGRIVVCPTKVGYIILTADRAGLDRKFAVKQRALTKPGVVLCGSMDQLRSLAKLSPEIERFYETHWEQDVLMGCILPWSEEGKQFLPKDGSEELVTDERGTSCFIIRFGRPGEYIAKELWDREKKLTFASSANPSGKGNRGVIEGIGEAIDTEADLVIEGDDYVRSIQPNATPETRYEQGVMVSFVDASGALVPEQGSERSVTLAPTVIRKGIDIDKIMMNLSQQFNTWDYRHGEYY; the protein is encoded by the coding sequence GTGAAGCGCAATCACACTGAATGGAACGGCGGCCTGCAAACCGAGGCCGTGCAACTGTTGGACGAGGGCGGACGGATCGTCGTGTGCCCCACGAAGGTGGGCTACATTATTCTCACCGCCGACCGTGCGGGGCTCGACCGAAAGTTTGCGGTCAAGCAGCGTGCCCTCACGAAGCCCGGCGTTGTTCTTTGCGGATCAATGGACCAGTTGCGTTCGCTCGCGAAGCTCAGCCCCGAGATCGAGCGGTTTTATGAGACCCACTGGGAGCAGGACGTGCTCATGGGGTGCATCTTGCCCTGGTCAGAGGAGGGCAAGCAGTTCTTGCCGAAGGACGGCTCTGAAGAGCTCGTGACCGACGAACGCGGCACGAGCTGTTTCATCATTCGCTTCGGGCGGCCCGGCGAGTACATCGCCAAAGAACTCTGGGATCGCGAGAAGAAGCTCACCTTCGCGAGCTCGGCGAACCCGTCGGGCAAGGGTAATCGCGGCGTGATCGAGGGCATCGGCGAGGCGATCGACACTGAAGCCGATCTCGTCATTGAGGGCGACGACTACGTTCGTTCGATCCAGCCAAACGCGACCCCAGAGACCCGGTACGAGCAGGGCGTCATGGTGTCATTTGTTGATGCCTCGGGCGCTCTCGTTCCCGAGCAGGGAAGTGAGCGTTCGGTGACTCTCGCGCCCACGGTGATCCGCAAAGGGATCGACATCGACAAGATTATGATGAACCTCTCGCAGCAGTTCAACACCTGGGACTATCGCCACGGCGAATACTACTGA
- a CDS encoding MmgE/PrpD family protein, whose amino-acid sequence MTEVSQLARYVEAASLTEMSSEALEQLKIRVLDTLAVAIGALDAEPIVAIRGLLNDLGGTPSATLIGGGKTSPERAAFFNSALSRYLDFMDSYLAKGETNHPSDNLGAVLAAAESVDATGAEFLTAFAVAYQVHTRLSDEAPVRAKGFDHTTQGAFAAAAAAAKAMRLPAEQIANAVAIAGTANVALRVTRTGNLSHWKGLAYPHVSKEGTFAALLASRGITGPEQVFEGNKGFKDSIAGPFSIDWSKEDLESVKRTIIKKHNAEIHSQSALDAAQDIRRQDGFNAHAIERVRLTTFDVAYSIIGGGEEGDKQLVRTKEEADHSLPWMIAVVLLDGQLNPEQYDAERIIAADVQSLMTRVKITPTQEFSDRFPQHMPADLEVELADGTVFRSSQDSYHGFHDNPLDWAAARAKFDALTTPFADASLRDEIAALVHNLEHHRVAELTEALARVSRSRA is encoded by the coding sequence ATGACTGAAGTCAGCCAACTTGCCCGATACGTCGAGGCCGCGAGCCTCACCGAAATGAGCAGCGAAGCGCTCGAACAGCTGAAGATTCGCGTGCTCGACACTCTCGCGGTCGCTATCGGCGCACTCGATGCCGAGCCCATCGTCGCGATTCGCGGCCTGCTCAACGACCTTGGGGGCACGCCAAGCGCAACCCTCATCGGCGGTGGTAAAACGAGCCCAGAGCGTGCCGCGTTTTTCAATAGCGCACTCAGCCGCTACCTCGACTTCATGGACTCGTACCTCGCGAAGGGCGAAACGAACCACCCTTCCGACAACCTTGGTGCGGTTCTCGCCGCGGCCGAGAGTGTCGACGCGACCGGCGCCGAGTTTCTCACCGCGTTCGCCGTCGCCTACCAGGTGCACACGCGCCTCTCTGACGAAGCGCCGGTTCGCGCCAAGGGCTTCGACCACACCACGCAGGGCGCCTTTGCGGCGGCCGCAGCAGCGGCGAAGGCAATGCGCCTGCCCGCTGAGCAGATCGCCAACGCGGTCGCAATAGCCGGCACCGCAAACGTCGCCCTGCGCGTCACTCGCACCGGCAACCTCAGCCACTGGAAGGGCCTCGCCTACCCGCACGTGTCAAAAGAAGGCACCTTTGCGGCGCTCCTCGCGAGCCGCGGCATCACGGGCCCCGAGCAGGTCTTCGAGGGCAACAAGGGCTTCAAAGACTCGATTGCTGGCCCCTTCTCGATCGACTGGTCCAAGGAAGACCTTGAGAGCGTCAAGCGCACCATTATCAAGAAGCACAACGCCGAGATCCACTCGCAGTCGGCACTCGACGCGGCGCAGGATATTCGGCGCCAAGACGGCTTCAATGCTCACGCGATCGAGCGGGTGCGGCTCACCACCTTCGACGTCGCCTACTCGATCATTGGCGGCGGCGAAGAGGGCGACAAGCAGCTCGTGCGCACGAAAGAAGAGGCCGATCACTCGCTGCCGTGGATGATCGCCGTGGTGCTGCTCGACGGTCAACTGAACCCCGAGCAGTACGACGCAGAACGCATTATCGCGGCCGACGTGCAGAGCCTCATGACGAGGGTCAAGATCACCCCGACGCAGGAGTTCTCAGATCGGTTCCCACAGCACATGCCCGCCGACCTCGAGGTCGAACTCGCCGATGGAACCGTGTTCCGTTCGTCACAGGACAGCTACCACGGTTTTCATGACAACCCGCTCGACTGGGCGGCGGCGCGGGCCAAGTTCGATGCGCTCACGACGCCCTTTGCCGACGCGAGCCTGCGCGACGAGATCGCTGCGCTCGTGCACAACCTCGAGCACCACCGGGTCGCAGAGCTCACAGAAGCGCTCGCCCGGGTCTCTCGCTCGCGCGCATAG
- a CDS encoding phosphosulfolactate synthase, producing the protein MSNAVPHDVSFNFIPRAYRPQKPRSFGMTEVRAPYYSTFGTRHLHDVFDVAGQWVDGIKWAGGSFSLVPSEQVRAFSDIAHENNAYVSSGGWIETVLRYGDDAVDHYLKEAKEVGFDVIEISTGFIMLNTSGLQRLVEKVVKAGLKAKPELGLQIGSGGDSGEAELAAEGKKDIGDLIDRGQKALEAGASIIMIESEGITENVTEWDTGAAASIINGLGLENVMFEAADGPVFEWYIKNYGNECNLFVDHSQILQLEGLRQNIWGNKSTWGRIINPAP; encoded by the coding sequence ATGAGTAATGCAGTACCGCACGACGTATCATTCAACTTCATTCCCCGCGCCTACCGCCCGCAGAAGCCACGCAGCTTCGGCATGACCGAGGTGCGCGCCCCCTACTACTCGACCTTCGGCACCCGCCATCTGCACGACGTGTTTGACGTCGCCGGGCAGTGGGTCGACGGCATCAAGTGGGCAGGCGGATCGTTCTCGCTCGTCCCGAGCGAGCAGGTGCGCGCGTTTAGCGACATCGCTCACGAGAACAACGCCTACGTCTCCTCAGGTGGGTGGATCGAGACCGTTCTGCGCTATGGCGACGACGCCGTCGATCATTACCTCAAGGAGGCGAAGGAGGTCGGCTTCGACGTCATCGAGATTTCGACCGGCTTCATCATGCTCAACACCTCGGGCCTGCAGCGGCTCGTCGAGAAGGTCGTGAAGGCGGGGCTCAAGGCGAAGCCAGAGCTCGGCCTGCAGATCGGTTCGGGCGGCGACTCGGGCGAGGCAGAGCTTGCCGCCGAGGGCAAGAAAGACATCGGTGACCTCATCGACCGCGGCCAGAAGGCCCTCGAGGCCGGCGCCTCGATCATCATGATCGAGTCGGAGGGCATCACCGAGAACGTGACCGAATGGGACACTGGCGCTGCGGCGTCGATCATCAACGGTCTCGGTCTCGAGAACGTGATGTTTGAGGCGGCCGATGGCCCCGTCTTCGAGTGGTACATCAAGAACTACGGCAACGAGTGCAACCTCTTCGTTGACCACAGCCAGATCTTGCAGCTCGAGGGACTCAGGCAGAACATCTGGGGCAACAAGAGCACCTGGGGCCGCATCATCAATCCGGCTCCGTAA